The nucleotide sequence AGGTCGTCGACCTCACCTCCTCCGCCGAGCACGCGAGCTCCGCCGTCACCGCGCTCGGCGAGCGGGCCCGGCACTGGACCCTGGTCAGCACCGTCTCCGTGTACGCGTCCTTCGCGCATCCGGGCGAGGACGAGACGGCGGCGCTCGTGGAGCCCGTCGACCTCGAGGAGTACGGCCAGGCGAAGGTCGCGGCCGAGCGCGCGGTGACCGCGGCGCTCGCCGGACGGCGGATGATCGTGCGCCCCGGCCTGATCGTCGGGCCGGGCGACGACAGCGACCGGTTCGGCTACTGGCCGGCCCGCTTCGCGCTCGCGGGCGACGGACCCGTCCTCGTGCCGGACGCGACGGGCCGGCACTCCCAGGCGATCGACGCGCGGGACCTCGCCGACCTGGTCGTCGACGTCGGCGTGCGCGCCCTCGACGGCGTCGTCGACGCGGTGGGGGAGAGCGTGCCGCTGGCCGACGCGCTGGATCTCGCGGCCGAGGTGGCGGGATCCACGGGCGAGCGGGTGGTCGCGACCGACGACCAGCTGGCCGCGGCCGACGTGCGGCACTGGGCGGGACCGCGCTCGCTGCCGCTGTGGCTGCCGGGAACGGCGGCAGGGATGCTGGCCCGGAGCGACGCGGGGATCCGCGCCCTCGGCGCCGCGCGTCGGCCGCTCGCCGAGACCATGCGCGACGTGCTCGCCGACGAACGCGAGCGCGGGATCGACCGGCCGCGCGCATCCGGCCTCGCGCGCGACGAGGAGCTCCAGGTCCTGGCGGCGCTCGGCTGACGCACGGGCTGCACGCACGAGCGCCGCGCACCCGTCCGGAGAGGGGGTGCGCGGCGCTCGGGGGGAGCAGGGTGGATCAGCGGATCGCGGCCCGCAGCTCGGCGGCGGCCGCGGCCGGGTCGTCGGCCGAGTAGATCGCGCCGCCGGCGACGGCGACCACGGCGCCCGCGTCCTGCACGTCGCCGATGGTGCCGGGCTTCACGCCGCCCGCGACGGAGAACGCCACGCCGGATGCCTTGCCGGCCTCGAGCAGGTCGCCGAACGTGTAGCCGTCCTCCGCCTGCTCGTCGAGGCCCGCGTGCATCTCCACGAACTCGGCACCGAGCTCGGTGACCTCCTTCGCGCGCTTCGCCTTGTCCGGGACGCCGATGAGGTCGACGACGATGCCCTTGCCGTGCTTCTTGGCGGCCTTCACGGCGCCCGCGATGGTGCTGTCGCCCGCGACGCCCAGGACGGTGACGAGGTCGGCGCCCGCGGAGAACGCGATGTCGGCCTCGAGCTCGCCGGCGTCCATCGTCTTGAGGTCGGCGAAGACGATCTTGTCGGGGTGCGCCTCCTTGATCGCGGTGATCGCGGAGAGGCCCTCGGCCTTGATGAGCGGGGTGCCCAGCTCGATGATGTCGACGTGCGGCGCGGCCTTGCCGGCCAGCTCGAGCGCGTCCTTCGTCGTGAGCACGTCCATGGCTACCTGGAGCTTCATGCGGTTCCTCTTCCTGTCGTGATGCGTTAGGTGGTGGGGGATCGAGCGACCGTCGGTCACTCGAGGTTGGCGTGACGCGGCCACAGCTCGTCGGCCGTGAGGCCGGACGCCTGCCACAGCGCGTGGAACACGGCGTCGCCGACGAGCGCGACGCTCAGCTCGAACAGCCCGCCCGCGTACTGCGCCGAGACCGTGCCGCCGTGGTCCTGCTTGGCGGCCGCGGGGATCAGCACGGTCACGTCCGCGACGTCGGCGAGCGGCGAGTCGTCTGCCGTGGTGAGCGCGACGATCCGGGCGCCGACGTCGTGCGCGGTCTGCGCGGCGCTGACGATGCCGGCCGTGGTGCCGGATCCGCTCGCGACGAGGAGGACGTCGCCCTCCTCGATCGCCGGCGACGTGGCCTCGCCGACCACGTGTGCGTCGAGCCCGAGGTGCATGAACCGCATGGCGGTCATGCGGAGCGCGAGGCCCGAGCGGCCGGCGCCGAGCGCGAAGACGCGGCGGCCGTCGCGGATCACGTGGGCGGCCTCGTCGAGGCGCTCGGCGAGGTCCGGGTCGGTGAGCGCGCGGGCGACGCGGGCGTTCTCGTCGGAGATCAGCGTCAGGGCGGCGGCCACGTCGACGGGGGAGTCGCCGGACGGGCGGGGATGCGTCGTGTTCGTCACCCTTCGAGGGTGCTCCTCGCGGCCCGTCCGTGCGGCCCACCCGACGGGTGGATCCGCCTACCCGTCCGAGCAGGTCGCCGTCCCGCGGGCGGCGGATCGGGTGGGCGTACGGTGGCGGGATGCCGTCCCGGACCCACCCCGCAGATCCCTCCGCCCGCCCTGCCGTCGCGTCAGCGGACGCCGTCGCGCTCCTCGACGGGCTGCACGACGCGCTCGCCGCCCCGCTGCAGGAGGTGGCCGAGTCGCTGTCCGGGCTGCTGCAGCCGGTGGTCGCGCACCGCGCCCTCGTGATCTTCACCGAGGACTGCACCGGCCGCCCCCGCAAGAAGGCGGGCGAGGCGGAGGTGGTGGAGAACGTGACCATCGCCGAGCTCGACCGGATCCTCGCGAGCCTGGCGGACGGGTCCGACGGCGACGCCGGCTCCGCCTGGGCCGTCGAGCACCTCGTCGGCGGCCGGCCGCGCACGGTCGCCGCCTGGCGCGCCGACACGGGCGCGCTCCTCGTGCTGGTGGATCCCGTGGCCGCGCACGACGACGTCCCCGCCGCCCGCGAGCTCGTCCGCGCTCTGTGGCGCAGCGTCGCCCACGGGATCCGGCAGCAGGTCGCCGCCGCGCCGCCCGCGTACCTCGCCGAGGCGCGCGCCGTCTCCTCGGAGCGCGCCCGCGTCGTGTCCGAGCTGGGCGACGCGCACGCCACCACGCTCGAGTCGCTGCTCGCCGTGCTCCGCTCCTCGCGCACGGGCGACGCCGCCGCCCGGCAGACCGCGGCCGACCTCGCCACCAACGCCATGGTCGAGCTGCGCGCCGCGAGCGACCGCGACCGGTCGCTCGGCGAGGAGCCCGTCGCCCGCGCCTTCGCCCGGCTCCGCGACGACCTGCGGCCGCTCGTCCGCTTCCGCGACCTCGACGTGCAGTTCGTCGAGCCGCCGGTGGACGGGCGTGCGCTCCCGGGCGAGGTCGCGCACGCGGGCCGGGCGATCGTGCGCGGCGCCGTGCTCGCGCTCGTCGAGCAGCCGGATGTGACGCGGGTGCGGATCCAGTGGGACTGCGACGGCAGCAACCTCCTCGTCGGGATCCGCGACGACGGCGCGGGCGCGACCACCGCCGACCTCGACGCGCTCCGTCGCCTCACCGACCGCGTCGCCGCGCTCGACGGCGCGCTCGACGTGACGGCGACGCCCGGCTGGGGATCCGAGATCGCGGTGCGCCTGCCGCTCGACGCGCCCGCCGCCGGCCTCGACGCCGCGGGGGAGGCGGGGCTCAGCGCGCGGGAGCGGGAGGTGCTCGCGCTCGTGGCCGGCGGATCCCGCAACCGCGCCATCGCGACCTCGCTCGGGATCAGCGAGAACACGGTGAAGTTCCACGTCGCGAACCTGCTGCGGAAGATGGGCGCGTCCACCCGCGCGGAGCTCGCGGGGCTCGTGCGGGGCTGAGGCGGCGCGCCAGCGGCGCGACAGCGGGACGGCGCTCGCAGCGGGTCCCGGAGTTAACCCCACGGAAACCTCAGCTCCGTAAGGTATTGAGCACCGCCGCCCGCCCGAACGAGGATGTCCCCGCATGCGCCCTGCTCCCACCCGCCGCCCGTCCGGAGCCGCGCGCTCCGGCGCCCTCGCCCTCGTGGCGGGCCTCTCCGCCACCGCGGTCCTCGGCCTGGGGGCTGCGCCCGCATCCGCCGCGGAGGGCGACGTCGCGATCGACGTCTACTCCATCAACGACTTTCACGGCCGCCTCGAGACCACGTC is from Clavibacter sp. A6099 and encodes:
- a CDS encoding LuxR C-terminal-related transcriptional regulator, with amino-acid sequence MPSRTHPADPSARPAVASADAVALLDGLHDALAAPLQEVAESLSGLLQPVVAHRALVIFTEDCTGRPRKKAGEAEVVENVTIAELDRILASLADGSDGDAGSAWAVEHLVGGRPRTVAAWRADTGALLVLVDPVAAHDDVPAARELVRALWRSVAHGIRQQVAAAPPAYLAEARAVSSERARVVSELGDAHATTLESLLAVLRSSRTGDAAARQTAADLATNAMVELRAASDRDRSLGEEPVARAFARLRDDLRPLVRFRDLDVQFVEPPVDGRALPGEVAHAGRAIVRGAVLALVEQPDVTRVRIQWDCDGSNLLVGIRDDGAGATTADLDALRRLTDRVAALDGALDVTATPGWGSEIAVRLPLDAPAAGLDAAGEAGLSAREREVLALVAGGSRNRAIATSLGISENTVKFHVANLLRKMGASTRAELAGLVRG
- the hxlB gene encoding 6-phospho-3-hexuloisomerase, producing MTNTTHPRPSGDSPVDVAAALTLISDENARVARALTDPDLAERLDEAAHVIRDGRRVFALGAGRSGLALRMTAMRFMHLGLDAHVVGEATSPAIEEGDVLLVASGSGTTAGIVSAAQTAHDVGARIVALTTADDSPLADVADVTVLIPAAAKQDHGGTVSAQYAGGLFELSVALVGDAVFHALWQASGLTADELWPRHANLE
- a CDS encoding NAD-dependent epimerase/dehydratase family protein; translated protein: MSDAGIGTGSTGAPRDVLVLGGTGWIGRLVAERLAARGDRVTCLARGTGGSAPDLTRFAAADRDLPDAYAAVVGADWDEVVDLTSSAEHASSAVTALGERARHWTLVSTVSVYASFAHPGEDETAALVEPVDLEEYGQAKVAAERAVTAALAGRRMIVRPGLIVGPGDDSDRFGYWPARFALAGDGPVLVPDATGRHSQAIDARDLADLVVDVGVRALDGVVDAVGESVPLADALDLAAEVAGSTGERVVATDDQLAAADVRHWAGPRSLPLWLPGTAAGMLARSDAGIRALGAARRPLAETMRDVLADERERGIDRPRASGLARDEELQVLAALG
- the hxlA gene encoding 3-hexulose-6-phosphate synthase; this encodes MKLQVAMDVLTTKDALELAGKAAPHVDIIELGTPLIKAEGLSAITAIKEAHPDKIVFADLKTMDAGELEADIAFSAGADLVTVLGVAGDSTIAGAVKAAKKHGKGIVVDLIGVPDKAKRAKEVTELGAEFVEMHAGLDEQAEDGYTFGDLLEAGKASGVAFSVAGGVKPGTIGDVQDAGAVVAVAGGAIYSADDPAAAAAELRAAIR